Proteins encoded in a region of the Bacillota bacterium genome:
- a CDS encoding L,D-transpeptidase: MGILLSWGIQLRTALLPIGIILVTGHAFIMGLPPLAMEPSQHLIVDKMKNEMFLYEQGRLVERFNVATGRRPDMTPEGRFYVVSKSLVPNEPEQRYLFGTRWMGLGVPGGEKGDVYGIHGTGQPGTLGGHESAGCIRMGIRDAERLYDRVREGDTVVYIMSHRYSILIHRAMNPAY; the protein is encoded by the coding sequence GTGGGAATCCTACTGTCTTGGGGGATTCAGCTGCGAACAGCCCTACTTCCCATTGGTATCATCCTAGTCACGGGGCACGCCTTCATTATGGGATTGCCCCCCTTGGCCATGGAGCCTTCGCAACACCTCATCGTGGACAAGATGAAAAACGAGATGTTCCTTTACGAACAGGGCAGGCTCGTGGAGCGCTTTAACGTGGCTACCGGGCGACGTCCAGACATGACTCCGGAGGGCAGGTTCTACGTAGTATCAAAGTCGCTGGTTCCCAATGAGCCTGAACAACGGTACCTGTTCGGCACCAGGTGGATGGGATTGGGTGTGCCCGGCGGGGAGAAGGGTGATGTCTACGGCATTCACGGGACCGGGCAGCCCGGAACCCTGGGCGGCCATGAGTCTGCAGGGTGTATCAGGATGGGCATTCGCGATGCCGAGAGACTCTACGACAGGGTCAGGGAAGGGGATACAGTAGTCTACATCATGTCTCACCGGTACTCCATTCTCATCCATCGCGCCATGAACCCTGCCTACTGA
- a CDS encoding metalloregulator ArsR/SmtB family transcription factor has product MDTGPYHDKVELLKALAHPTRLCIVHGLVSRGECNVAGIQHCLEMPQSTVSQQLAILRLKGIVRSERSGTEVRYSVGNDKAREIVSVLFENDVPFVWDKAQKGSASTGRAGDGRQ; this is encoded by the coding sequence ATGGACACTGGACCCTACCACGATAAGGTGGAGTTGCTTAAGGCTCTGGCCCACCCTACCCGCCTCTGTATTGTCCACGGATTGGTATCCAGGGGAGAGTGCAATGTAGCTGGTATCCAGCACTGCCTGGAAATGCCCCAGTCCACGGTGTCCCAGCAGCTGGCAATTCTCAGGCTGAAGGGAATAGTCCGGTCAGAGCGTTCCGGGACCGAGGTAAGGTACTCCGTGGGCAACGACAAGGCCAGGGAGATCGTATCGGTGCTTTTTGAGAATGACGTACCTTTTGTGTGGGACAAAGCGCAGAAAGGGAGCGCCAGTACAGGGAGGGCTGGAGATGGACGGCAATAG